In Streptomyces longhuiensis, the following proteins share a genomic window:
- a CDS encoding helix-turn-helix domain-containing protein has translation MPRDDHAGARIAEARKLGGYTQRGFAPLIGFSYSLLHQVEGGHKPASPDFIAACARALHIDVTALTGQPYMTELQQDRLAELIRPIRESLDLYDLGADPDVTPRSAGELIAGADLLCQHMRAAKLTAAAKSLPRLVTELTTAVHLHPTTDLWRALASTYRSAHDIAVKLGFYDLSTIALDRMDWAAQRASDPLLAAVRQYMRGLVYFREGEHTIGLRLVAAGHLVLGQADESTESLAVAGQLHLGATVIAARARDAGLVDTHLTEARRIAKRTGDASAVHWLSFGPVNVAVHEVSALGELRQYGQAVEKARRVKMPNTWATSRRAHFYIDRARSEMEIGRCEAALKSLVRAREAAPQQTRYHPAARETIQGLVHQQRSTPDALGYMAAWVGL, from the coding sequence ATGCCCAGAGACGACCACGCAGGGGCCCGCATCGCGGAAGCCCGCAAGCTCGGTGGATATACGCAACGCGGATTCGCCCCGTTGATCGGCTTCTCCTACAGCCTGCTCCACCAAGTCGAAGGCGGCCACAAGCCGGCGTCTCCTGACTTCATTGCGGCATGCGCCAGGGCACTGCACATCGATGTCACAGCCCTGACAGGACAGCCGTACATGACCGAGCTGCAACAGGATCGCCTCGCTGAGCTGATCCGCCCCATCCGCGAGTCACTCGACCTGTACGACCTCGGCGCCGATCCCGACGTCACGCCCCGCTCAGCGGGCGAACTCATCGCCGGCGCGGACCTGTTGTGCCAGCACATGAGGGCGGCCAAGCTCACCGCCGCGGCCAAGAGCCTGCCCCGCCTGGTCACCGAACTGACGACCGCCGTTCACCTCCACCCGACCACCGATCTGTGGCGCGCCCTCGCCTCCACGTATCGCAGCGCCCACGACATCGCCGTCAAGCTCGGTTTCTACGACCTGTCCACCATCGCCCTCGACCGCATGGACTGGGCTGCACAGCGCGCGTCCGATCCTCTTCTGGCCGCGGTCCGCCAGTACATGCGAGGTCTCGTCTACTTCCGCGAGGGCGAGCACACCATCGGCTTGCGCCTGGTCGCCGCCGGCCATCTCGTTCTCGGTCAGGCCGACGAGAGCACCGAGTCCCTAGCCGTGGCCGGGCAACTCCATCTCGGCGCTACGGTGATCGCCGCCCGGGCGCGTGACGCAGGGCTGGTGGATACGCATCTCACCGAGGCGCGGCGGATCGCTAAGCGGACCGGGGACGCGTCCGCGGTGCACTGGCTGTCCTTCGGGCCCGTGAACGTGGCAGTGCACGAAGTGTCTGCGTTGGGCGAGCTCCGCCAGTACGGGCAGGCCGTCGAGAAGGCTCGCAGGGTGAAGATGCCCAACACGTGGGCGACGTCCAGGCGGGCGCACTTCTACATCGACCGGGCCCGTTCCGAAATGGAGATCGGGCGGTGTGAGGCCGCGCTGAAGTCCCTGGTCCGGGCGCGGGAGGCCGCACCGCAGCAGACGCGGTATCACCCCGCTGCACGCGAGACGATCCAAGGGCTCGTCCACCAGCAGCGCAGCACGCCCGACGCCCTCGGATACATGGCGGCATGGGTCGGCCTGTGA
- a CDS encoding flavoprotein produces MTSRTLYLFASAAPPVFDIAQVIETAQADGWDVCLGLTLTAARWLDEAGTRRDSLDGLAALTGHPVRSEYKLPGQPDVWPKADVILFAPATFNSINSWALGITSSFVVGVVAEGIGKGIPTVTMPCVNAAYAQHRQLHRSVTELREQGVTVLYGDGGFEPNPAGSGKPAGYPWDIALSAAAHLVDEA; encoded by the coding sequence ATGACCTCACGGACCCTGTACCTGTTCGCGTCAGCCGCGCCGCCTGTGTTCGACATCGCGCAGGTCATCGAGACGGCGCAGGCCGACGGGTGGGACGTGTGTCTCGGCCTGACGCTAACAGCGGCCCGCTGGCTCGACGAAGCTGGCACCCGCCGAGACAGCCTCGATGGCCTGGCCGCGCTGACCGGGCACCCGGTGCGCAGCGAATACAAGTTGCCTGGTCAGCCGGATGTCTGGCCCAAAGCCGACGTCATCCTCTTCGCCCCGGCCACCTTCAACAGCATCAACTCGTGGGCCCTCGGCATCACCTCGTCGTTCGTGGTCGGCGTCGTCGCCGAAGGCATCGGCAAAGGCATCCCTACTGTGACGATGCCGTGTGTGAACGCCGCGTACGCCCAACACCGGCAGCTCCATCGCAGCGTCACCGAACTGCGCGAGCAGGGCGTCACAGTCCTGTACGGCGATGGCGGGTTCGAGCCCAACCCGGCAGGGTCCGGCAAGCCGGCCGGGTATCCCTGGGATATCGCTCTCAGCGCTGCGGCTCACCTGGTCGACGAGGCATAA
- a CDS encoding DUF6415 family natural product biosynthesis protein — MIEEALSAPRDYPTPERLRYLYAAARLAIQRLTPIVAAQVEDAAPGPERASRELAVDEAEAIVREGLSPSPLAASLTISALGRALWGLHQFAGGER; from the coding sequence GTGATTGAGGAAGCGCTGTCCGCGCCCCGTGACTATCCCACCCCGGAGCGGTTGCGGTACCTGTACGCGGCAGCACGGCTGGCGATCCAGAGGCTGACGCCGATCGTGGCCGCTCAGGTCGAGGACGCAGCGCCCGGACCGGAGCGCGCATCCCGGGAGCTAGCGGTCGACGAGGCCGAGGCGATCGTGCGCGAGGGTCTGAGCCCGAGCCCGCTCGCCGCGTCCCTCACGATCAGCGCACTCGGACGCGCACTGTGGGGCCTCCACCAGTTCGCCGGCGGTGAGCGGTGA
- a CDS encoding GNAT family N-acetyltransferase has translation MTELGDVAWPPAPIRTERLVLRESEARDRAAFIELHASPEVHTYLGGPRKRDALEREMPETPGRWPGSFVVDLDGAMIGQILLRRATEHRRPAAVGKADLGYLFLPRAWGLGYAAEACAAALAWLDGALPGEPVVLTTQSANVSSMRLAAKLAFTEVERFEAWGAEQWLGMRSPLTPSG, from the coding sequence ATGACTGAGCTCGGAGACGTCGCCTGGCCACCTGCCCCGATCAGGACCGAGAGGCTCGTGCTGCGTGAGTCGGAGGCCCGGGACCGTGCGGCGTTCATCGAGCTGCACGCCTCGCCAGAGGTGCACACCTACCTCGGCGGTCCCCGGAAGCGTGACGCGCTTGAGCGTGAGATGCCCGAGACGCCGGGGCGGTGGCCTGGGAGCTTTGTCGTTGATCTCGACGGGGCGATGATCGGGCAGATCCTGCTGCGGAGAGCAACGGAGCATCGTCGCCCGGCTGCCGTTGGGAAAGCCGATCTCGGCTACCTGTTCCTGCCGCGGGCGTGGGGATTGGGGTACGCCGCCGAGGCGTGCGCGGCGGCACTCGCCTGGCTCGACGGCGCGCTTCCGGGCGAGCCGGTGGTGCTCACCACGCAGAGCGCCAACGTCAGCTCGATGCGGCTCGCGGCGAAGCTGGCGTTCACCGAGGTGGAGCGGTTCGAGGCCTGGGGCGCCGAGCAGTGGCTCGGCATGCGGTCCCCGCTCACGCCGTCTGGTTGA
- a CDS encoding class I SAM-dependent methyltransferase — MLVCQGRAAADGSVAVGRFSDPVAVRLLRAEERTPVDDVRAGVPPQGWPARSRYESVRAGAEVMVPRTVAIDEALRACRPRQLVILGAGLDTRAWRLPELAQTDVWEVDHPASQQDKRARLAEAASQRPQGPEENERPAVELPVAARSVRFTPVDFSVDDLGAALEGAGHDPSVPTAWLWEGVVPYLTRDEVRATLAALAARTAPGSVLVVNYQTPSARAAVGRLLTRLVGSASTSGEPWRSLWKPQAMAALLAEHGLQVVSDNDLQSLTHALGGPARGRTSLRSGRVAVAEDPRREN; from the coding sequence GTGCTGGTCTGCCAGGGGCGGGCAGCGGCGGACGGCAGCGTAGCTGTCGGCCGGTTCTCGGACCCGGTGGCGGTGCGGCTGCTGCGCGCCGAGGAACGTACACCCGTGGACGACGTGCGGGCAGGAGTGCCGCCACAAGGCTGGCCGGCACGCTCGAGGTACGAGAGCGTACGGGCAGGCGCCGAGGTCATGGTGCCGCGGACAGTCGCCATCGATGAGGCCCTGCGCGCCTGCCGACCCCGCCAGCTCGTCATCCTCGGAGCCGGCCTGGACACGCGTGCGTGGCGTCTGCCCGAGCTGGCACAGACCGATGTGTGGGAGGTCGACCATCCGGCCTCCCAGCAGGACAAACGGGCCCGCCTCGCCGAGGCCGCGTCGCAAAGGCCGCAGGGGCCGGAGGAGAACGAGCGGCCCGCGGTCGAACTACCGGTCGCCGCACGTTCCGTGCGGTTCACACCGGTTGACTTCTCCGTCGACGACCTCGGCGCGGCACTGGAGGGCGCCGGACACGACCCGTCCGTGCCGACGGCATGGCTGTGGGAAGGCGTCGTCCCCTACCTCACGCGCGACGAGGTGCGTGCCACGCTGGCCGCGCTCGCAGCCCGGACCGCCCCGGGCAGTGTCCTCGTCGTCAACTACCAGACGCCCTCGGCGCGAGCGGCCGTCGGCCGGCTACTGACCCGCCTGGTCGGCAGTGCCAGCACCTCCGGCGAACCGTGGCGCTCACTATGGAAGCCACAGGCGATGGCCGCTCTGCTCGCGGAACACGGCCTGCAGGTGGTGTCCGACAACGATCTCCAAAGCCTCACCCACGCCCTCGGCGGCCCGGCGCGAGGGCGGACGTCCTTGCGGTCGGGTCGCGTGGCAGTCGCGGAAGACCCAAGGCGTGAGAACTGA
- a CDS encoding TrmO family methyltransferase domain-containing protein, producing the protein MALEIKPIGEVVAGRTEVADDYWGGVESVIQLDEAEFPLDSVQGLEEFSHLIVVWHFDQASPGDVEYHARSPRGNTQWPATGTFAHRNHRRPNQLAQSFPRLLKVDGLSLRVTDLDAVVGTKIYDLSPYFTEMGPRGTVHEPAWPAEMLADYWRDNS; encoded by the coding sequence ATGGCTTTGGAGATCAAGCCGATCGGGGAAGTGGTCGCAGGCCGCACGGAGGTCGCTGATGACTACTGGGGCGGCGTCGAGTCGGTGATCCAGCTTGATGAGGCCGAGTTCCCCCTCGACTCCGTACAGGGCCTTGAGGAGTTCTCGCACCTGATTGTGGTGTGGCACTTCGACCAGGCCTCACCCGGTGATGTCGAGTACCACGCCCGAAGCCCGCGCGGGAACACCCAGTGGCCGGCAACGGGCACGTTCGCCCATCGCAACCACCGACGCCCCAACCAGCTGGCACAGAGCTTTCCCCGACTGCTCAAGGTCGATGGACTCAGCTTGAGGGTGACCGATCTGGATGCGGTGGTGGGCACGAAGATCTACGACCTGTCGCCGTACTTCACCGAGATGGGGCCACGCGGGACGGTCCATGAACCGGCCTGGCCTGCCGAGATGCTGGCCGACTACTGGAGGGACAACTCCTGA